In Symphalangus syndactylus isolate Jambi chromosome 14, NHGRI_mSymSyn1-v2.1_pri, whole genome shotgun sequence, one DNA window encodes the following:
- the LOC129462830 gene encoding LOW QUALITY PROTEIN: keratin, type I cytoskeletal 17-like (The sequence of the model RefSeq protein was modified relative to this genomic sequence to represent the inferred CDS: substituted 1 base at 1 genomic stop codon) encodes MTTTIGQFTSSSSIRGSSGLGDSFSHNSCRLSGGLGAGSGRLGSAGGLGSALGGSSYSSCYSFGSGGGYGSSFGGIDGLLAGGEKTTMQNLNDRLASYLDKVRALEEANTELQIKIRDWYQRQALGPTRDYSQYYKTMELQNEILTATVDNANILLQIDNAHLAAADFRTKFETEQALRLSVEADISGLRRVLDELTLARADLEMHIENLKEELAYLKKNHEEEMNALXGQVGGEINMEMDAAPGVDLSRILNEIRDQYEEMAEKKRKDAEDWFFSKTEELNHEVVANSELVQSVKSEILELRRTMQALEIELQSQLSMKASLEGNLAETGNRYCMQLSQIQGLIGSVEEQLAQLRCEMEQQHQEYKILLDVNTWLEQEIAPYRHLLEGEDAWCGGGLPLASAEMRCHWLPAQ; translated from the exons ATGACCACCACCATCGGCCAGTTCACCTCCTCCAGCTCCATCAGGGGCTCCTCCGGCCTGGGGGACAGCTTCTCCCACAACTCCTGCCGGCTGTCTGGCGGCCTGGGTGCCGGCTCCGGCAGGCTGGGATCTGCTGGAGGCCTGGGCAGCGCCCTTGGGGGTAGCAGCTACTCCAGCTGCTACAGCTTTGGCTCTGGCGGTGGCTATGGCAGCAGCTTTGGGGGCATTGATGGGCTGCTGGCCGGAGGTGAGAAGACCACCATGCAGAACCTCAATGACCGCCTGGCCTCCTACCTGGACAAGGTGCGCGCCCTGGAGGAGGCCAACACTGAGCTGCAGATTAAGATCCGTGACTGGTACCAGAGGCAGGCCCTGGGGCCCACCCGTGACTACAGCCAGTACTACAAGACAATGGAGCTGCAGAACGAG ATCCTCACAGCCACCGTGGACAATGCCAACATCCTGCTACAGATTGACAATGCCCATCTGGCTGCTGCTGACTTCCGCACCAA GTTTGAGACAGAGCAGGCCCTGCGCCTGAGTGTGGAGGCCGACATCAGTGGCCTGCGCAGGGTGCTGGATGAGCTGACCCTGGCCAGAGCCGACCTGGAGATGCACATTGAGAACCTCAAGGAGGAGCTGGCCTACCTGAAGAAGAACCACGAGGAG GAGATGAACGCCCTGTGAGGCCAGGTGGGCGGTGAGATCAATATGGAGATGGACGCTGCCCCAGGCGTGGACCTGAGCCGCATCCTGAACGAGATTCGTGATCAGTATGAGGAGATGGCAGAGAAGAAACGCAAGGATGCCGAGGATTGGTTCTTCAGCAAG ACAGAGGAGCTGAACCACGAGGTGGTTGCCAACAGCGAGCTGGTGCAGAGCGTCAAGAGCGAGATTTTGGAGCTCCGGCGCACCATGCAGGCCTTGGAGATCGAGCTGCAGTCCCAGCTCAGCATG AAAGCATCCCTGGAGGGCAACCTGGCGGAGACAGGGAACCGCTACTGCATGCAGCTGTCCCAGATCCAGGGGCTGATCGGCAGCGTGGAGGAGCAGCTGGCCCAGCTTCGCTGCGAGATGGAGCAGCAGCACCAGGAGTACAAGATCCTCCTGGACGTGAAtacgtggctggagcaggagatcGCCCCCTACCGCCACCTGCTGGAGGGCGAGGATGCCTG GTGCGGTGGAGGCTTGCCTCTTGCATCAGCTGAGATGCGGTGCCACTGGCTTCCTGCGCAGTGA